The proteins below come from a single Mycolicibacterium sp. TY81 genomic window:
- the thrS gene encoding threonine--tRNA ligase, producing the protein MTAVASPAPAAPIRVAAGTTAGAAVREAGLPQRGEVDAIVVVKDADGRLRDLSWTPEVDVEVIPVAANTEDGRSVIRHSCAHVLAQAVQDLFPEAKLGIGPPITDGFYYDFDVAEPFTPEDLAKLEKRMQKIIKDGQLFDRRVYESKEQAREELAKEPYKLELVDDKSGDADIMEVGGDELTAYDNLNPRTRERVWGDLCRGPHIPTTKYIPAFKLTRSSAAYWRGDQKNASLQRVYGTAWESQEALDKHLELIEEALRRDHRKLGVELDLFSFPDELGSGLPVFHPKGGIVRRELEDYSRRKHQEAGYEFVNTPHITKEQLYITSGHLEWYADGMYPPMHIDAEFNEDGTLRKPGQNYYLKPMNCPMHHLIFRSRGRSYRELPLRLFEFGSVYRYEKSGVVHGLTRVRGMTQDDAHIYVTRDQMRDELTTLLQFVLDLLSDYGLDDYYLELSTKDPDKYVGSDELWDEATETLREVAEASGLDLVPDPGGAAFYGPKISVQVKDALGRSWQMSTIQLDFNMPDRFELEYTAADGSRQRPVLIHRALFGSIERFFGVLTEHYAGAFPAWLAPVQVVGIPVADAHLDYLYDVAAQLKSRGIRVEVDGSDDRMAKKIVNHTNQKVPFMLLAGDKDIELGAVSFRFGDRTQVNGVPVAEAVDLIAGWIARRENAFPTADLVNEARGAQA; encoded by the coding sequence ATGACCGCCGTCGCCAGCCCCGCACCAGCAGCCCCGATCCGGGTCGCTGCCGGGACTACCGCCGGCGCCGCGGTCCGTGAGGCCGGGCTGCCGCAGCGCGGCGAGGTCGACGCCATCGTCGTGGTCAAGGACGCCGACGGCCGGCTGCGCGACCTGTCCTGGACCCCGGAAGTCGACGTGGAGGTCATCCCGGTCGCCGCGAACACCGAGGACGGCCGCAGCGTCATCCGCCACTCGTGCGCCCACGTGCTGGCCCAGGCCGTGCAGGACCTGTTCCCGGAGGCCAAGCTCGGCATCGGGCCGCCGATCACCGACGGCTTCTACTACGACTTCGACGTCGCCGAGCCGTTCACGCCGGAGGATCTGGCCAAGCTCGAGAAGCGCATGCAGAAGATCATCAAAGATGGTCAGCTGTTCGACCGTCGCGTGTACGAGTCCAAGGAGCAAGCCCGCGAAGAGCTGGCCAAGGAGCCGTACAAGCTCGAACTGGTCGACGACAAGTCCGGCGACGCCGACATCATGGAGGTCGGCGGCGACGAGCTGACGGCCTACGACAACCTCAATCCCCGCACCCGCGAACGGGTTTGGGGCGACCTGTGCCGTGGCCCGCACATCCCGACCACCAAGTACATCCCGGCGTTCAAGCTCACCCGCAGCAGCGCCGCGTACTGGCGCGGCGACCAGAAGAACGCCAGCCTGCAGCGCGTCTACGGCACCGCCTGGGAGTCGCAGGAGGCCCTCGACAAACACCTCGAACTCATCGAGGAGGCGCTGCGCCGCGACCACCGCAAGCTGGGCGTGGAGCTGGACCTGTTCAGCTTCCCCGACGAGCTGGGGTCCGGCCTGCCGGTGTTCCACCCGAAGGGCGGCATCGTGCGCCGCGAGCTGGAGGACTACTCGCGCCGCAAGCACCAGGAAGCCGGCTACGAGTTCGTCAACACCCCGCACATCACCAAAGAGCAGCTGTACATCACCTCGGGTCACCTGGAGTGGTACGCCGACGGCATGTACCCGCCGATGCACATCGACGCGGAGTTCAACGAGGACGGCACGCTGCGCAAGCCGGGGCAGAACTACTACCTCAAGCCCATGAACTGCCCCATGCACCACCTGATCTTCCGGTCGCGAGGGCGGTCGTACCGCGAGCTGCCACTGCGGCTGTTCGAGTTCGGCAGTGTGTACCGGTACGAGAAGTCGGGCGTCGTCCACGGCCTGACCCGCGTGCGCGGCATGACGCAGGACGACGCGCACATCTACGTCACCCGTGACCAGATGCGCGACGAGCTGACCACGCTGCTGCAGTTCGTGCTGGATCTGCTGAGCGACTACGGCCTCGACGACTACTACCTGGAGCTGTCCACCAAGGACCCGGACAAGTACGTCGGCTCCGACGAGTTGTGGGACGAGGCCACCGAGACCCTGCGCGAGGTCGCCGAGGCCTCCGGTCTGGACCTGGTGCCCGACCCGGGCGGCGCGGCGTTCTACGGCCCCAAGATCTCCGTGCAGGTCAAGGACGCGCTGGGACGCAGCTGGCAGATGTCGACCATCCAGCTGGACTTCAACATGCCCGACCGGTTCGAGCTGGAGTACACCGCGGCCGACGGCAGCCGGCAGCGTCCGGTGCTGATCCACCGCGCGCTGTTCGGGTCCATCGAGCGGTTCTTCGGCGTGCTCACCGAGCACTACGCCGGCGCGTTCCCGGCCTGGCTGGCCCCGGTGCAGGTCGTCGGCATCCCGGTCGCCGACGCGCACCTGGACTACCTGTACGACGTTGCGGCGCAACTGAAGTCGCGCGGCATTCGCGTCGAGGTCGACGGCAGCGACGACCGGATGGCGAAGAAGATCGTGAACCACACCAATCAGAAGGTGCCGTTCATGCTGCTCGCCGGTGACAAGGACATCGAATTGGGTGCCGTCTCCTTCCGGTTCGGTGACCGCACCCAGGTCAACGGCGTCCCGGTGGCCGAGGCCGTCGATCTCATCGCCGGGTGGATCGCGCGTCGCGAAAACGCTTTCCCGACGGCAGATTTGGTGAACGAGGCGCGGGGCGCACAGGCGTGA
- a CDS encoding glycosyltransferase family 4 protein, protein MRIGMVCPYSFDVPGGVQAHVLQLAEVMRGYGHTVSVLAPSSAETHADLPDYVVSGGKAVPIPYNGSVARLRFGPATRRMVKRWIVEGDFDVLHLHEPNAPSLSLLALMVANGPIVATFHTSTTKSLTLNVFQGILRPWNEKIMGRIAVSDLARRWQMEALGSDAVEIPNGVDVSAFDNAPLLPGYPRPGRTVLFLGRFDEPRKGMQVLVGALPKLVAACPDVEVLVVGRGDEEALKETVGEHAGHLRFLGLVEDAEKASAMRSADVYCAPNTGGESFGIVLVEAMAAGTPVVASDLDAFRRVLDQGAAGRLVPVDDAEALGEALVEMLSNDAARRRYAEAAAQAVRRYDWSVVAQQIMLVYETVAGSGIKVRVEA, encoded by the coding sequence ATGCGCATCGGCATGGTGTGCCCGTACTCGTTCGACGTACCGGGCGGCGTTCAGGCACACGTGCTGCAACTGGCCGAGGTGATGCGCGGCTACGGCCACACGGTCAGCGTGCTGGCGCCCTCGTCGGCCGAGACGCACGCCGACCTGCCCGACTACGTCGTCTCCGGCGGCAAGGCCGTGCCCATCCCGTACAACGGCTCCGTGGCGCGGCTGCGATTCGGGCCCGCCACCCGCCGGATGGTCAAGCGCTGGATCGTCGAGGGCGACTTCGACGTGCTTCATCTGCACGAGCCCAATGCCCCGAGCCTGTCGCTGCTGGCGCTCATGGTGGCCAACGGCCCGATCGTCGCGACGTTCCATACGTCGACCACGAAGTCGTTGACACTCAACGTCTTTCAGGGAATTCTGCGGCCCTGGAACGAGAAGATCATGGGTCGCATCGCAGTGTCCGATCTGGCACGGCGCTGGCAGATGGAAGCCCTGGGCTCGGACGCCGTCGAGATTCCCAACGGCGTCGACGTGTCGGCGTTCGACAACGCGCCGCTGCTGCCCGGCTATCCGCGGCCCGGCCGCACCGTGCTGTTCCTCGGCCGGTTCGACGAGCCGCGCAAAGGCATGCAGGTGCTCGTCGGCGCGCTGCCCAAGCTCGTGGCGGCCTGCCCGGACGTCGAGGTGCTGGTCGTCGGCCGCGGCGACGAGGAGGCACTCAAGGAGACCGTCGGCGAGCATGCGGGGCACCTGCGGTTCCTCGGTCTGGTCGAGGATGCCGAGAAGGCGTCGGCGATGCGCAGCGCCGACGTCTACTGCGCCCCGAACACCGGCGGCGAGAGCTTCGGCATCGTGCTGGTCGAGGCCATGGCCGCGGGTACACCCGTGGTGGCCAGCGACCTGGATGCCTTCCGGCGTGTGCTGGACCAGGGTGCGGCGGGCCGGCTGGTGCCGGTCGACGACGCCGAAGCCCTCGGCGAAGCGCTGGTCGAGATGCTGTCGAACGACGCTGCCCGCCGCCGGTACGCCGAGGCGGCCGCCCAGGCGGTGCGGCGATACGACTGGTCGGTGGTCGCGCAGCAGATCATGCTGGTCTACGAGACGGTGGCCGGATCGGGGATCAAGGTCCGGGTGGAGGCCTGA
- a CDS encoding HIT domain-containing protein — MTEDRSIVDPGVGDAIVDRGVGDVDYLQRLWTPHRMSYIVDAPMKGGEGTSAGSKQPFIDIPTMSDEEGLIVARGEQVYAVLNLYPYNPGHLMVVPYRKVSELEDLTEAESSELMAFTQKAIRVMKAISNPHAFNVGLNLGTSAGGSLADHLHMHVVPRWGGDANFITVIGGTKVIPQLLRDTRKLLADEWAAQDGAGASGATGRTEDAP, encoded by the coding sequence GTGACCGAGGATCGGAGCATCGTGGACCCCGGTGTCGGAGACGCCATTGTGGACCGGGGTGTCGGTGACGTCGACTACCTGCAGCGGCTGTGGACGCCGCACCGGATGAGCTACATCGTCGACGCTCCGATGAAGGGCGGCGAGGGGACATCCGCGGGCTCGAAGCAGCCCTTCATCGACATTCCCACGATGTCCGACGAGGAAGGCCTGATCGTCGCGCGCGGCGAGCAGGTGTACGCGGTGCTGAACCTGTACCCGTACAACCCGGGACACCTCATGGTCGTGCCCTACCGCAAGGTGTCGGAGCTCGAGGACCTGACCGAGGCCGAGAGCAGCGAGCTGATGGCGTTCACCCAGAAGGCAATTCGCGTGATGAAGGCCATCTCGAACCCGCACGCCTTCAACGTCGGGCTCAACCTGGGCACCTCGGCCGGCGGCTCGCTGGCCGACCACCTGCACATGCACGTGGTGCCGCGCTGGGGCGGCGACGCCAACTTCATCACCGTCATCGGCGGTACCAAGGTGATCCCGCAGCTGCTGCGCGACACCCGCAAGCTGCTGGCCGACGAGTGGGCGGCGCAGGACGGGGCCGGGGCGAGCGGAGCGACGGGAAGGACTGAGGACGCCCCGTGA
- a CDS encoding NUDIX hydrolase produces MSWLLIVALVLLVLTVLFTVVWAYQTAHRLDRLHVRYDLSWQALDGALARRAVVARAVAADAYGSRPAGRRLAALADEAERAPRAAREAAENELSGALAQVDPASIPVTLVAELADAEARVLLARRFHNDAVRDTLALRERTLVRWLHLGGTAAMPTYFEIVERASRHEPGAVGRRTSARVVLLDQDGQVLLFCGSDPAADPLMAPRWWFTVGGAVEPDESLPDAAAREVAEETGLKVDPADLIGPVWRREAVFEFNGSVIRSEEFFFVYRTSRFEPVTTGHTTVERQSIHAHRWCDAAVIARLAADGETVYPLQLGEYLSLAGELADGKAPAAMAGPAPQTIR; encoded by the coding sequence ATGAGCTGGCTGCTGATCGTCGCACTGGTCTTGCTGGTGCTCACGGTCCTGTTCACCGTCGTGTGGGCCTATCAGACCGCGCATCGGCTCGACCGGCTGCACGTCCGCTACGACCTGTCGTGGCAGGCCCTGGACGGGGCGCTGGCCCGGCGCGCGGTGGTGGCCCGGGCCGTCGCCGCCGATGCGTACGGTTCCCGGCCGGCAGGCCGCCGTCTCGCGGCGCTGGCGGACGAAGCCGAGCGGGCACCGCGCGCGGCCCGCGAGGCCGCCGAGAACGAACTGTCGGGAGCCCTGGCACAGGTCGATCCGGCATCCATCCCGGTGACCCTGGTCGCCGAGCTCGCCGACGCCGAGGCCCGGGTACTGCTGGCCCGCCGCTTCCACAACGACGCGGTGCGCGACACCCTCGCCCTGCGCGAGCGCACCCTGGTGCGCTGGCTGCACCTGGGTGGAACCGCGGCCATGCCAACGTATTTCGAGATCGTCGAGCGGGCGTCGCGGCACGAGCCCGGCGCGGTGGGACGACGCACGTCGGCCCGCGTGGTGCTGCTGGACCAGGACGGGCAGGTGCTGCTGTTCTGCGGCAGCGACCCGGCCGCCGACCCGCTGATGGCGCCGCGGTGGTGGTTCACCGTCGGGGGAGCGGTCGAACCGGACGAATCGCTGCCCGACGCGGCAGCCCGTGAGGTGGCCGAGGAGACCGGGCTGAAGGTCGACCCGGCCGATCTGATCGGCCCGGTGTGGCGGCGTGAGGCGGTGTTCGAGTTCAACGGGTCTGTGATCCGCAGCGAGGAATTCTTCTTCGTGTACCGCACCTCACGGTTCGAGCCGGTGACCACCGGTCACACCACGGTCGAACGGCAGTCGATCCACGCCCACCGCTGGTGCGACGCGGCGGTCATCGCCCGGCTGGCCGCCGATGGTGAGACTGTCTACCCATTGCAGCTCGGCGAATACCTTTCCCTCGCAGGCGAATTGGCGGACGGGAAGGCTCCGGCGGCGATGGCCGGCCCGGCGCCGCAGACCATCCGCTGA
- a CDS encoding PaaI family thioesterase, translating to MDKHAGGGFNPPKPTTQGGPDYGRFVESVRMAGDHARGADAPDDVITEAANLIEQANALLAPYRADEWHSPSGRRLDLPNRGNVLNVPSDLKVTDDGRIAGPVRFRRFHLGRNGAAHGGSIGLLFDSVLGHAAYRLTDSPFQRTAYLHINYRQIVPVEKDLRATATLERVEGRKIFITGALLDGDTVLADAEALFVRLKPGQP from the coding sequence GTGGATAAGCATGCCGGTGGAGGATTCAACCCGCCCAAACCGACCACCCAGGGCGGCCCGGACTACGGCAGGTTCGTCGAATCCGTCCGCATGGCCGGCGACCACGCGCGCGGCGCCGACGCTCCGGATGACGTCATCACCGAGGCCGCGAACCTCATCGAACAAGCCAACGCCCTGCTGGCGCCGTACCGCGCCGACGAGTGGCACTCACCTTCGGGCCGTCGGCTCGACCTGCCCAACCGCGGCAACGTCCTGAACGTGCCGTCGGATCTCAAGGTCACCGATGACGGCCGGATCGCCGGTCCCGTCCGTTTCCGGCGCTTCCACCTCGGCCGAAACGGTGCCGCGCACGGCGGGTCCATCGGGCTGCTGTTCGACTCGGTGCTGGGGCATGCCGCCTACCGCCTGACCGACAGCCCGTTCCAGCGCACCGCCTACCTGCACATCAACTATCGGCAGATCGTCCCGGTCGAAAAAGACCTGCGCGCCACCGCGACGCTGGAGCGCGTCGAGGGCCGCAAGATCTTCATCACCGGCGCGCTGCTGGACGGCGACACGGTGCTCGCCGACGCCGAGGCCCTCTTCGTCAGGCTCAAGCCGGGTCAGCCTTGA
- the pgsA gene encoding phosphatidylinositol phosphate synthase yields MSDFYLLTRAAYTKLSRPLARGALRIGLTPDSVTVLGTTASVVGALTLFPTGHLWYGALVVWFFVLADMLDGAMARERGYGTRLGAVLDATCDRIGDGAVFCGLLWWIAFEMHDKPLAVATLICLVTSQVISYIKARAEASGLNADGGFIERPERLIIVLVGAGFSDLPIHPLPLALPIAMWLLAVASIITLGQRVASVRRSPGADQPLPSSAPSKEQQ; encoded by the coding sequence GTGAGCGACTTCTACCTCCTGACCCGCGCGGCCTACACCAAGTTGAGCCGCCCGCTGGCCCGGGGAGCGCTGCGCATCGGCCTGACGCCGGACAGCGTCACCGTCCTGGGCACCACCGCGTCGGTCGTCGGCGCGCTGACGCTGTTCCCGACGGGGCACCTCTGGTACGGCGCCCTGGTGGTCTGGTTCTTCGTGCTCGCCGACATGCTCGACGGCGCCATGGCCCGCGAACGCGGCTACGGCACGCGACTCGGTGCGGTGCTCGACGCGACCTGCGACCGCATCGGTGACGGCGCCGTGTTCTGCGGCCTGCTGTGGTGGATCGCGTTCGAGATGCACGACAAGCCGCTGGCCGTCGCCACGTTGATCTGCCTGGTCACCTCGCAGGTCATCTCGTACATCAAGGCCCGCGCCGAAGCCAGCGGACTGAACGCCGACGGCGGCTTCATCGAACGCCCCGAACGGCTGATCATCGTCCTGGTGGGCGCCGGCTTCTCGGACCTGCCGATCCATCCGCTGCCGCTGGCGCTGCCCATCGCGATGTGGCTGCTGGCGGTGGCCAGCATCATCACGCTGGGCCAGCGGGTCGCCTCGGTGCGCCGTTCGCCGGGCGCCGACCAGCCGCTGCCGTCGAGTGCGCCGTCGAAGGAGCAGCAATGA
- the pdxT gene encoding pyridoxal 5'-phosphate synthase glutaminase subunit PdxT, protein MSPHVGVLALQGDTREHLAALREAGAEVSTVRRLTELNAVDALVIPGGESTAMSHLLRELELLEPLRDRLAAGMPCYGSCAGMILLATEINDAGVPGREALPLRGIDMTVRRNAFGRQVDSFEDDLDFVGLDDPVHAVFIRAPWVERVGPDVEVLARAAGHPVAVRQGRMLATSFHPEVTGDRRIHKLFVESL, encoded by the coding sequence GTGAGCCCGCACGTCGGTGTCCTGGCCTTGCAGGGGGACACCCGAGAGCATCTGGCTGCCCTGCGCGAAGCGGGCGCCGAGGTGTCCACGGTCCGGCGCCTCACGGAGCTGAATGCCGTTGACGCCCTGGTGATCCCGGGCGGCGAGTCCACCGCGATGAGCCACCTGCTGCGCGAGCTGGAACTCCTCGAGCCGCTGCGCGACCGCCTGGCCGCGGGCATGCCGTGCTACGGATCGTGCGCCGGCATGATCCTGCTCGCCACCGAGATCAACGACGCCGGTGTGCCGGGCCGTGAGGCCCTGCCGCTACGCGGGATCGATATGACGGTGCGGCGCAACGCCTTCGGCCGGCAGGTCGACTCGTTCGAAGACGACCTCGATTTCGTCGGCCTCGACGATCCCGTGCACGCGGTGTTCATCCGGGCGCCCTGGGTCGAGCGCGTCGGGCCCGACGTCGAGGTGCTGGCCCGCGCGGCCGGACACCCCGTCGCCGTCCGTCAGGGCCGCATGCTCGCGACGTCGTTCCACCCCGAGGTCACCGGCGACCGGCGCATCCACAAGCTCTTCGTCGAGTCCCTCTGA
- the tesB gene encoding acyl-CoA thioesterase II: protein MAIEQILDLEQLEVNIYRGSVFSPESGFLQRTFGGHVAGQSLVSAVRTVEPKYQVHSLHGYFLRPGDARAPTVYMVERIRDGGSFCTRRVSAIQHGENIFSMSASFQTDQSGIEHQDAMPVPPPPDLSKGFRSAGAFDDAGFAQFAEWDVRIVPRDQVVRVPGKASQQQVWFRHRDPLPDDHVLHICALAYMSDLTLLGSAQVNHLEVRKHMNIASLDHAMWFMRPFRADEWLLYDQSSPSACGGRALTQGKIFNQYGEMVAAVMQEGLTRYNRGFVPPAE, encoded by the coding sequence GTGGCAATCGAGCAGATACTCGACCTCGAACAACTCGAGGTCAACATCTACCGCGGCAGTGTCTTCAGCCCGGAATCGGGTTTTCTGCAGCGCACTTTCGGTGGCCACGTAGCCGGTCAGTCGTTGGTGTCGGCGGTGCGCACCGTGGAGCCGAAGTACCAGGTGCACTCGCTGCACGGGTACTTCCTGCGTCCCGGTGACGCCCGCGCACCGACGGTGTACATGGTGGAGCGCATTCGCGACGGTGGGTCATTCTGCACCCGCCGCGTGAGTGCCATCCAACACGGCGAGAACATCTTCTCGATGTCGGCGTCGTTCCAGACCGATCAGTCCGGCATCGAGCACCAGGACGCCATGCCGGTGCCGCCGCCGCCCGACCTGTCGAAGGGCTTCCGGTCCGCCGGGGCGTTCGACGACGCCGGGTTCGCACAGTTCGCCGAGTGGGACGTGCGCATCGTGCCGCGCGACCAGGTCGTCCGGGTGCCCGGCAAGGCGTCGCAGCAGCAGGTCTGGTTCCGGCACCGTGACCCGCTGCCCGACGACCACGTCCTGCACATCTGCGCCCTGGCCTACATGAGCGACCTGACCCTGCTGGGTTCGGCGCAGGTGAATCACCTTGAGGTACGCAAACATATGAACATCGCCTCGCTGGACCACGCCATGTGGTTCATGCGGCCGTTCCGGGCCGACGAATGGCTGCTGTACGACCAGTCGTCGCCGTCGGCGTGCGGCGGCCGCGCGCTGACGCAGGGCAAGATTTTCAACCAGTACGGCGAGATGGTGGCCGCCGTGATGCAGGAGGGGCTGACCCGCTACAACCGCGGCTTCGTCCCACCGGCCGAGTGA
- the pdxS gene encoding pyridoxal 5'-phosphate synthase lyase subunit PdxS, producing the protein MDTAADNSGQTGTARVKRGMAEMLKGGVIMDVVTPEQARIAEGSGAVAVMALERVPADIRAQGGVSRMSDPDMIEGIIDAVTIPVMAKARIGHFVEAQILQSLGVDYIDESEVLTPADYTHHIDKWKFTVPFVCGATNLGEALRRINEGAAMIRSKGEAGTGDVSNATTHMRKIGGEIRRLTSLSEDELYVAAKELQAPYELVVEVARAGKLPVTLFTAGGIATPADAAMMMQLGAEGVFVGSGIFKSGDPAARAAAIVKATTFYDDPDTLAKVSRGLGEAMVGINVEDVPEPHRLAERGW; encoded by the coding sequence GTGGATACCGCAGCGGACAACAGCGGTCAGACGGGCACCGCCCGGGTCAAGCGCGGCATGGCCGAGATGCTGAAGGGCGGCGTCATCATGGACGTCGTAACACCCGAGCAGGCGCGCATCGCCGAAGGCTCAGGCGCCGTAGCCGTCATGGCGCTCGAGCGCGTACCCGCCGATATCCGCGCGCAGGGTGGCGTCTCGCGGATGAGCGACCCGGACATGATCGAGGGCATCATCGACGCCGTCACCATCCCGGTGATGGCCAAGGCCCGCATCGGTCACTTCGTCGAGGCGCAGATTCTGCAGAGCCTCGGCGTGGACTACATCGACGAGTCCGAGGTGCTGACCCCGGCCGACTACACCCACCACATCGACAAGTGGAAGTTCACCGTGCCGTTCGTCTGCGGCGCCACCAACCTGGGTGAGGCCCTGCGCCGCATCAACGAGGGCGCGGCCATGATCCGCTCGAAGGGTGAGGCCGGCACCGGTGACGTCTCCAACGCCACCACGCACATGCGCAAGATCGGCGGCGAGATCCGTCGGCTGACGTCGCTGTCGGAGGACGAACTGTACGTTGCCGCAAAGGAATTGCAGGCGCCGTACGAGCTGGTGGTCGAGGTCGCGCGGGCCGGCAAGCTGCCCGTGACGCTGTTCACCGCCGGTGGCATCGCCACCCCGGCCGACGCCGCGATGATGATGCAGCTGGGCGCCGAAGGCGTGTTCGTCGGTTCGGGCATCTTCAAGTCGGGTGACCCGGCGGCCCGTGCCGCGGCCATCGTCAAGGCCACGACGTTCTACGACGACCCGGACACGCTGGCCAAGGTGTCGCGCGGTCTGGGTGAGGCCATGGTCGGCATCAACGTGGAGGACGTGCCGGAGCCGCATCGGCTCGCAGAGCGCGGCTGGTAA
- a CDS encoding DUF1990 family protein, which produces MRLSDLAGLAFTYPDVGATAGELPEGYHHVHAEARIGSGRARFDEAAGAVLRWGMQRGVGMRVEATTVTAAAGTDMLGRLGPVQVPCRVVYVVDEPDRRGFAYGTLPGHPESGEELFSVRYDPATDAVFAEATAFSRPALWWSRLGAPVSRVAQRVIAQRYLRAV; this is translated from the coding sequence ATGCGACTGAGCGACCTGGCCGGGCTGGCATTCACCTACCCCGACGTCGGGGCGACCGCCGGCGAACTGCCGGAGGGCTACCACCACGTGCACGCGGAGGCCCGGATCGGTTCGGGTCGAGCACGATTCGACGAGGCGGCCGGCGCGGTCCTGCGGTGGGGTATGCAGCGGGGTGTCGGCATGCGGGTGGAGGCGACCACCGTCACCGCCGCGGCGGGCACCGACATGCTGGGACGTCTCGGACCCGTGCAGGTCCCATGCCGCGTGGTGTACGTCGTCGACGAACCCGACCGGCGCGGATTCGCTTACGGGACGCTGCCCGGCCACCCGGAGTCCGGCGAGGAACTGTTCAGCGTGCGCTACGACCCGGCCACCGACGCGGTCTTCGCCGAGGCGACAGCGTTCTCGCGGCCGGCGCTCTGGTGGAGCCGGCTTGGAGCTCCGGTCTCACGGGTCGCCCAGCGGGTGATCGCGCAGCGCTATCTGCGCGCCGTTTGA
- a CDS encoding phosphatidylinositol mannoside acyltransferase produces the protein MSVPTGGVPSFGGFDVPMGEQLKDLGYAAGWGLIRTMPEFAARNMFDAGALYAARGGGPEQLRKNLARVLGVRPAKVPGRVIRASLASYGRYWREAFRLPSMNQRTLGERLRHCLVGTDHIARGLENGNGVILALPHSGNWDMAGVSVVHQYGKFTTVAERLKPESLYNRFVEYRESLGFEILPLTGGVRPPFDVLTERLEANRIVCLMADRDLSRNGVQVNLFGEPTRMPAGAAKLALKTGATLLTVHCWNKPNDWQFDISGPVDTSSGDVATITQALATRFEAGIAAHPTDWHMLQPQWLADLSEERRARLAGND, from the coding sequence ATGAGCGTCCCCACCGGCGGTGTGCCGTCCTTCGGGGGTTTCGACGTCCCGATGGGCGAGCAGCTCAAGGACCTCGGCTATGCCGCGGGTTGGGGGCTGATCCGGACCATGCCGGAGTTCGCCGCCCGCAACATGTTCGACGCGGGTGCGCTGTATGCGGCGCGCGGCGGCGGTCCCGAGCAGTTGCGCAAGAATCTGGCCCGGGTGCTGGGTGTGCGGCCGGCCAAGGTGCCGGGCCGCGTCATCCGCGCCTCGCTGGCGTCGTACGGCCGTTACTGGCGGGAGGCCTTCCGGCTGCCGTCGATGAACCAGCGCACGCTCGGGGAGAGGCTCCGGCACTGCCTGGTGGGTACCGACCACATCGCCCGCGGGCTCGAGAACGGTAACGGCGTCATCCTGGCGCTGCCGCACAGCGGCAACTGGGACATGGCCGGTGTCTCGGTGGTGCACCAGTACGGCAAGTTCACGACGGTGGCCGAGCGCCTCAAACCCGAGTCGCTGTACAACCGGTTCGTCGAGTACCGCGAGTCGCTGGGATTCGAGATTCTGCCGCTGACGGGGGGAGTGCGCCCGCCGTTCGACGTCCTGACCGAGCGGTTGGAGGCCAACCGCATCGTCTGCTTGATGGCCGACCGGGACCTGTCCCGAAATGGCGTGCAGGTCAACCTCTTCGGCGAGCCGACCCGCATGCCTGCGGGCGCTGCCAAGCTCGCGCTGAAGACCGGTGCGACGCTGCTGACCGTGCACTGCTGGAACAAGCCCAACGACTGGCAGTTCGACATTTCCGGGCCGGTCGACACCTCGAGCGGCGACGTCGCGACCATCACGCAGGCTCTGGCCACCCGCTTCGAGGCGGGCATCGCCGCGCACCCCACGGACTGGCACATGCTGCAACCGCAGTGGTTGGCCGACCTGTCCGAGGAACGTCGGGCCCGGTTGGCCGGGAACGACTGA